The sequence ATCCATCCAACCGGCCTGCGCCTGGGGATTACCCAGGATCACCGCTCGCGTTGGTACGCCCCCAGCAAGACCTATCCAATCCTGCTTCAAGAAGACGACCGCATTCGCAAGTTCGTCCACAAGAAGTACGGAGCCGCAGGCATCAGCGACGTGCTGATTGCTCGCAAGGCCGATCAACTGGAAGTTGAACTCAAGACCGCCCGCCCCGGCGTGCTCGTTGGCCGTCAGGGCAGCGGCATTGAGGAGCTGCGTACTGGCATTCAGAAAACTCTCGGTGATGCCAACCGTCAGGTTCGCATCAACGTGGTGGAGGTAGAGCGAGTCGATGCCGACTCGTTCTTGCTGGCCGAATACATCGCTCAGCAACTGGAAAAGCGCGTTGCCTTCCGCCGCGTCATCCGCATGGCCGTGCAACGGGCCCAGCGGGCTGGCGTGCTCGGCCTGAAAATCATGGTGGCCGGCCGCCTCAATGGCGCCGAGATCGCCCGGACCGAATGGACCCGGGAAGGTCGCGTGCCCCTGCACACCCTGCGTGCCGACATCGACTACGCAACCAAGCTGGCCAGCACCACCTACGGAGTGCTGGGCATCAAGGTGTGGATTTTCAAAGGCGAGGTGCTGCCTGGCCAGAAAGAGCAGCTGCCCGTGGGTGCTGCGCCCCGCCGCCGGACCAGCCGGCAGCCGCAACAGTTTGAAGACCGCTCTAACAAAGAGTGATCCGGAGCCCTGAATCATGCTGAGTCCAAGACGCGTCAAATTCCGCAAACAACAGCGAGGCCGCATGCGCGGTGTCGCTACCCGGGGCAACACGATTGCCTTCGGAGAGTTTGCACTGCAGGCCCAGGAATGTGGCTGGATCACCTCCCGCCAGATTGAAGCCAGCCGCCGAGCCATGACCCGCCACGTCAAACGCGGCGGCAAAATCTGGATCCGGATCTTCCCTGACAAACCAGTCACGATGCGCGCCGCCGAAACCCGTATGGGTTCCGGTAAGGGCAACCCGGAATTCTGGGTGGCCGTTATCAAACCGGGGCGCATTCTGTTTGAAATGGGTGGTGCTGAAATCACCCCCGAGATCGCCAAGGAAGCCATGCGCCTGGCGCAGTTCAAGCTTCCCCTCAAGACCAAATTCCTGAGCCTGGCGGATCAGGAAAATGCAGCCCCAGTGGAGGCCTGACCGATGGCAAAACCCAACATCGCCGAGGTGCGCAAGCTCACCGGTGAACAGATCAACGAACAGGTCAACGCCACCCGGCGTGAACTGTTTGAGTTGCGCTTCCAGCAAGCCACCCGCCGGCTGGAAAATACTCACCGCTTCAAGCAGGCTCGCATCAAGCTGGCCCACCTGATGACGGTGCAGCAGGAGCAGCAACGCTCCGCCGCCACGGCTGCTTCAGCCTCCTGATACCCCCTCGATCCCCATGGCACTCAAGGAAAGGGTCGGCACCGTCGTCAGCGACAAGATGGACAAAACGGTGGTGGTGGCGGTGGAAAACCGCTTCCCCCATCCCATCTATCAAAAGACGGTCAGCCGCACCACCCGTTACAAAGCCCACGATGAAGCGAACAGCTGCAAAGTGGGTGACCGGGTTCGCATCACCGAGACCCGCCCGCTCAGTCGCACCAAGCGCTGGACCGTGGCCGAAGTTCTCACCAACAGCACCGCCGGTTGAGGAGAACTCCTAATGATCCAACAAGAAACCTATTTAAACGTCGCTGATAACAGCGGCGCCAAGCGCATCCAATGCATCCGGGTGCTCGGCACCAACCGTCGCTACGCCCACGTTGGCGACGTGATCGTGGCAGCCGTCAAAGATGCCATGCCCAATATGGGCGTGAAAAAATCGGATGTGGTCAAGGCCGTAGTGGTGCGCACCAAAGCCACCCTGCGCCGTGACACCGGCAATTCAATCCGGTTTGACGACAACGCAGCCGTGATCTTGGGTAACGACAACAACCCCAAGGGAACCCGAGTCTTCGGCCCGGTTGCCCGTGAACTGCGCGAGCGCAACTTCACCAAGATCGTTTCCCTCGCCCCGGAGGTCATCTGAAATGGCGACCGCAACTCCCAAGGCAAAACCCGCTGAGCGCATCAAGATGCGCCTCAAAAAGGGTGACACCGTCCAGCTGATCTCCGGCAAGGACAAGGGCAAAACCGGAGAGGTGCTACGCACCCTTCCCTATGAAAATCGTGTCGTAGTGCAAGGAGTAAACCTGCGCACCCGCCACGTCAAGCCAACCCAGGAAGGCGAGAGTGGCCGCATCGTCACCGAGGAAGCCTCTGTGCATGCCTCGAATGTGATGCTCTACTCCAGCTCAAAACAGGTGGCAAGCCGCGTCGAAATCGTGGTGGAGAAAGACGGCACTAAAAAGCGTCGCCTCAAGAAGACAGGAGAAATCCTCGATTGAGCTCCAGAAGCGTGCCTTGCGATCGCTCGCACAGGCCCCGCCAACTTCAACTCCAGTCCCTGTCAGCCTTCTGACCCAGACCAGAAGCGCACCCCCCTCTCCCCGTCATGTCACTGAAAAAGCGCTACCGGGAGTCGATTCAGCCCATACTCCTCAAGGACCTGAATCTCTCCAATATTCACGAAGTTCCCAAGGTGGTGAAAGTCACCATCAACAGGGGCCTCGGTGAAGCCGCCCAGAATGCCAAAGCCCTCGAGGCCTCAATCACCGAACTGGCTACAATCACTGGCCAAAAAGTGGTGGTGACTCGAGCCAAAAAGGCAATCGCTGGCTTCAAAATTCGCCAGGGGATGCCAATCGGTGTCGCCGTCACCCTGCGTGGTGAGCGGATGTATGCCTTCCTGGAGCGCCTGATCAATCTTGCTCTGCCCCGCATCCGCGACTTCCGCGGTGTGAGCCCCAAGAGCTTTGACGGCCGGGGGAATTACACCCTGGGGATCCGCGAACAAATCATTTTCCCTGAGATCTCCTTCGACAAAATCGATGCGATCCGGGGGATGGACGTCACGATTGTGACCAACGCCCGTAACGACGAAGAGGGCAGGGCCCTCCTCCGCGAGATGGGAATGCCGTTCCGCAGCAACTGAGCCCTCTTCGGACCCGACCATGGCCAATCACGACCCAATTTCAGACATGCTCACCCGCATTCGCAATGCGAGTGAGAAGCGCCACGAGACCACCAAGATTCCTGCATCCCGACTGGTGCGTAACGTCGCCAATGTGCTGCAGCAGGAAGGCTTCATTGCCGCAATCACCGAAGAAGGTGAAGGCGTCATGAAGCACTTGGTGCTTGAGCTCAAGTACAGCGGCAAGCATCGCCAGCCCACGATTCGCTCTGTACAGCGAGTCAGCAAGCCAGGCCTGCGCATCTACAAGAACAATCGCCAGCTGCCCAAAGTTTTGGGCGGCCTGGGAGTTGCCATCATCTCTACGTCGAAAGGGGTGATGAGCGACCGCGATGCCCGTAAGCAGGGCGTCGGTGGCGAAGTGCTTTGCTACGTCTACTGAATCTGGGAGATTGATCCATGTCTCGTATTGGTAAAGCGCCGATTCCCCTCCCCGACAAGGTGAGTGTCAGCCTCAATGGCTTGGCAGTCACCGTGAAGGGGCCTAAGGGCGAACTCAGCCGCACCCTGCCCGAAGGGGTGCAGATCTCCCAGGACGGCAACACCCTGGTGGTGAGCCCCAGCAGCGAAACCCGTCGCTCCCGCGAGCGCCACGGTCTCTGCCGCACGCTTGTCGCCAACATGGTGGAAGGCGTCAGCCAGGGATACACCCGCAAGCTGGAAATCATTGGCGTGGGCTACCGCGCCGCCGTCCAAGGCACAAAGCTTGTGGTCTCAGCTGGCTACAGCCACCAAGTGGAGATGGTGCCCCCCGAGGGCGTCACCTTCGCCGTAGAGGGAAACACCACCGTGTTTGTCTCAGGTGCCAACAAGGAATTGGTGGGCAACGAAGCTGCCAAGGTGCGTGCCATTCGTCCACCTGAGCCTTACAAGGGCAAGGGCATCAAGTACGAGGGTGAGCGCATCCTGCGCAAGGCCGGTAAGACCGGTAAGAAATGAGGTCTGCCTGAGCGTCGTTACCCTGTATCGCAATGTCATCCATCTCCCGCAAACAGCAGACCCAGAAGCGTCACCGCCGCCTGCGTCGTCAGCTCACTGGCACGTCCTCCCGCCCCCGGTTGGCCGTGTTCCGCTCCAACAACCACATCTACGCCCAAGTCATCGACGACGACGCCCAGAACACCCTCTGTGCGGCTTCGACCCTCGACAAGGACCTGCGCACCAACCTCGACGCCAGCTCTACCTGTGATGCCTCCGTGGCGGTAGGCGAGCTGGTAGCCAAACGGGCGCTCGCCCAGGGCATCCAGCAGGTGGTCTTCGATCGAGGCGGCAACCTGTACCACGGCCGGGTCAAGGCCCTGGCTGACGCCGCCCGGGAAGCGGGCCTTCAGTTCTGATCCCTGCTCTCACCATGACCGAAACCAACGATCAAGTTCAGTCCAACGACATCCCGGCCGCGTCGGATGTACCTGCTGCTGCCGAAGGCCAGCAGGATCGCCGCGGTGGTCGGGCTGAAGGCCGAGGCGGCGATAGCCGTCGCGGTGGCGGCCGCGGGCGCGACAACCGTCGCGGCCAGGAGCGCGACTCCGAATGGCAGGAGCGGGTGGTGCAAATCCGCCGCGTCTCCAAGACCGTTAAAGGCGGCAAGAAGATGAGCTTCCGGGCCATCGTTGTCGTTGGCAACGAGAAGGGCCAAGTAGGTGTGGGCGTCGGCAAGGCCGGCGACGTGATCGGCGCAGTCCGCAAGGGCGTAGCCGATGGCAAGAAGCACCTGGTCAAGGTGCCCCTAACCCGTCACAGTTCCATCCCCACCCTCAGCAACGGCCGCGACGGTGCCGCCAGCGTGCTGATCCGCCCGGCAGCGCCCGGAACCGGGGTGATTGCGGGCGGCTCGATCCGCACGGTGCTTGAACTGGCCGGCATCAAAAATGTGCTGGCCAAGCGCCTCGGATCCAAGACCCCCCTCAACAATGCCCGCGCTGCGATGGAGGCTTTGGCCGGCCTTCGCACCCACAAGGAGACCGCCAAGGAGCGGGGCATCTCCCTTGAGCAGATCTACTCCTAAGGCCTCGCCATGACGTTAAATCTCCAGTCCCTAAAACCCAACGCTGGCGCCCGGCGCCGCAAGCTCCGCAAGGGTCGCGGCATTGCGGCAGGCCAGGGCGCCAGCTGCGGTTTCGGCATGCGCGGCCAGAAGTCCCGCTCGGGTCGTCCGACCCGTCCTGGCTTCGAAGGTGGCCAAATGCCTCTCTACCGCCGCATCCCCAAGCTCAAGCACTTTGAGCTGGTCAACCAAAAGGAGTTCACGATCATCAACGTGGCCAAGCTCGCCGACTGCAAAGCCGGCAGCACTATCAGCCTCGATTCCCTGGTGAAGGAAGGTCTCGTGACCAGCCCCAAGCATCCCCTCAAGGTGCTTGGCAACGGTGAACTCTCCGTCAAGCTCACCGTGCAGGCCGCCGCATTTACTGCCAGCGCCCGCACCAAGATCGAAGCTGCCGGTGGCAGCTGCGAAGTCATCTGATCGCCTTGCGGGCCTCCGCCCTAAGGTCTGAGCCGTCCAGTCGAGCCCCGGGCACGCCACGGGTCTTGATGGGCGGTTTTTTCATGTCCATCACACGCCGCCATGCTTGTTAGCCGGGGTCGCAACCCAAGTGCCGGGGAAATCCTCAGCCAACTGATCCAGTCGAAGGGACTACGCGACCGGGTGCTAACCACCCTCGGCCTGCTGCTGCTGGTCCGGCTGGGCATCTACATCCCGATGCCAGGCATCGACCGGGTGGCCTTTCAGCAGTTCCTCTCCCAGGGCGGTCAGCTGATCGGGTTCCTGGACATCTTCACTGGGGGCGGCCTATCCACCCTCGGCGTTTTTGCTCTGGGCATCCTGCCTTTCATCAACGCCTCGATCATCATTCAGCTGCTGACCGCAGCCCTGCCCCAACTGGAGGACCTCCAGAAGAATGAGGGCGAGGCCGGTCGGCGCAAGATCGCCCAGATCACCCGCTACGTGGCTCTGGGCTGGGGCATCCTGCAGAGCCTGGTCTTTGCCCTGATCCTGCGGCAATACGCCACAGAGGGCCTATCGGAGCCGGTGTTTGTAATCCAGACGGCCCTCGCCCTGGTGACCGGCTCCATGGTGGTGATGTGGATCAGCGAGGTAATCACCGAGCGGGGCATCGGTCAAGGCGCCTCGCTCGTGATCTTCGTCAACATCGTGGCCACCCTGCCCAAGGCCCTGGGATCAACGATCGAGCTGGCCCAAAGCGGTGACCGCAGCACAGTTGGCGGAATCGTAGTCCTGGTGCTGGTTTTCCTGTTGACGATCGTGGGGATCATCTTTGTACAGGAAGGCAACCGCCGCATCCCAATTGTGAGCGCCAAGCGCCAAGTGGGCGGGGCAGGGGTGCTTGCAGCACGTCAGAGCTACCTGCCGCTGAAGCTCAACGCCGGCGGCGTGATGCCGATCATTTTTGCCTCGGCAGTGGTGTTTCTGCCGCTCACCATTGCCAACCTGACCCGCAACCCTTGGCTGATCAAGTTGGCGGGATACCTCAACCCCAACAGCAGCACCCCCTGGCTGTACGCCTTGGTGTTCTTCGGCCTGATCTGCGGCTTCGGCTTCTTCTACGCCTCACTCACCGTGAACCCGGTGGACATCGCCACCAACCTCAAACGCAGTGGGGTTGCGATCCCTGGCGTGCGGCCCGGCTCTGCCACTGCCAGCTATCTGAGCGGCGTGCAAAACCGACTTACCCTGCTCGGCGGCCTGTTCCTCGGCGCCGTTGCGATCATCCCCTCAGCAGTGGAAGGGGCCACCCAGGTGCGCACCTTCCAGGGGCTCGGGGCCACCTCCCTACTGATTCTTGTGGGCGTTGCGATCGACACAGCCAAACAGGTGCAGACCTACGTGATCTCCCAGCGCTACGAGGGCATGGTGCGGCAGTGACCACCAGCCCCTTGCCTGCGGGCCTCGCAGCCACCCCTTCCTCCAACTCGAAAGTTCAGCGATGAAGCAACGTCTCCTCTTCCTTGGCCCCCCCGGCGCTGGTAAGGGCACCCAAGCCCAGCAACTGGCCGCCGATCGCCAGCTGCTGCACCTCTCTACGGGAGACCTGCTGAGGGCTGAGGTAGCTGCTGGCAGCGATCTGGGCAAGGAAGCCGAGGCGGTGATGGCCCGTGGTGAGCTTGTGAGCGATGCGCTGGTGCTGGCGATCGTGCGTGGCCGACTGGAGGCGCTGGCCGCCAGCGGTGGCGGCGGCTGGTTATTGGATGGCTTCCCCCGCAACCTCGCTCAAGCAGAGGCTCTGGGGCTGTTGCTCGATGAGCTGCAGCAACCGATCGAGCTGGTGGTGCTGATGGAGCTCGACGACGCCGTCTTGATCCAAAGGCTCCTGAGCCGTGGGCGCTCTGACGACAACGAAAGCGTGATTCGCCACCGACTAGACGTCTATCGGGAACAGACCGCACCCCTGATTCACCACTATCAGCAGCTTGACTTGCTCCAATCCATTGAGGCCAATGGCAGCGTCGATGCGATCGCCGAACGGATCGCCGCCCTGCTCGGCTGAATCACTGAAGGGTGTTGACCCGTGTGGTAGGTTGTCGGTTTGCAAATTAGGAGAGCACAACTCCCATGAAGGTGCGTGCCTCGGTCAAGAGAATGTGCGACAAATGCCGGGTGATTCGTCGCCACGGCCGGGTGATGGTGATCTGCACCAACCCCAAGCACAAACAGCGCCAAGGCTGACCAGCCCTAGCCCGCCCCCTTGGGGGCCAGCTGTGCATCATTTCCCCGCTCCGCTCAGGCGGAGCCCCTTGCCCCCTCATCGAATTCCTACGTGGCTCGGATTGCCGGCGTTGATATCCCACGCGAAAAGCGCGTTGAGATTGCCCTCACCTACGTGTATGGCATCGGTCTTACCCGTGCCCAGAAGATTCTGGCCAAATCCGGTGTCAGCCCAGACATCCGGGTAAAAGACCTCAGCGACGCCGACGTACAGAAGTTGCGCGGTGCTGCAGAAACCTTCACCCTCGAAGGCGACCTGCGCCGTCAAGAGGGCATGGCCCTCAAGCGCCTCCAAGACATCGGCTGCGTACGCGGTCGCCGCCATCGCATGGGTCTGCCCGTGCGTGGCCAGCGCACACGCACCAATGCGCGCACCCGGCGTGGTGCTCGCAAAACCGTGGCCGGCAAGAAGAAGTAAGGCCTCCCCTTCCTTCACCTGCTCCCACCCTGCCGCCAACTGCGTAAGCGACCGGCGTCACCAGGGTGCCCCCCGACGTTCCCCTGATCACCTCCTGCACCAGCAGGCCTTTCCGCCATGGCAAAGCCAGCCAAAAAATCCGGCGCCAAGAAAACGAAGCGCAACGTCCCCAACGGCGTTGCCCACATTCAGAGCACCTTCAACAACACGATCGTGTCGATCACTGACACGGCCGGAGAGGTCATCTCCTGGAGTTCGGCCGGGGCCAGCGGCTTCAAAGGAGCCCGTAAGGGCACGCCCTTTGCCGCCCAAACCGCAGCTGAAGCCGCCGCCCGTCGGGCCCTCGAGCAGGGCATGCGCCAGATCGAAGTCCTGGTAAGGGGTCCTGGTTCAGGCCGCGAAACCGCAATCCGAGCCCTACAGGTGGCCGGCCTTGAAATCACCCTGATCCGCGACGTGACTCCCCTTCCCCACAACGGTTGCCGTCGCTCCAAGCGCCGTCGCGTCTGAGTCGTCGTTTCGTTCCTGCCCCCTGGGCTTTCTCCAACCTTTCGACCCTTCAGACCGTGTTGCATTACCAAATCGATCGCATTGAGCATCAGGTCGCGGAAGACCGATCCCAGACCGGCACCTTCCTGATCGGCCCGCTCGATCGCGGCCAGGCCACCACGCTTGGCAATGCCCTGCGACGCGTCCTGATCGGCAGCCTCGAAGGCAGTGCCATCACCGCCGTACGCATTTCCGGAGTCAACCACGAGTACGCCACCGTGCCCGGGGTTCGTGAAGACGTGCTCGACATTCTGCTCAACTGCAAGCAAATCTCCGTTAGCAGCCGCAACCGCGAGCTGGAGATCGGCCGCCTAGTGGTGAATGGACCCGCGACGGTTACCGCCGCGGATCTGCAGTTCTCCTCCCAGGTGCAGGTAATCGATGCAGATCGCCTGATCGCCACCGTGGCTGAAGGCCACAGCCTCGAAATGGAGGTACACGTGGAGCGTGGTGTTGGCTATCGCCCTGTCAATCGCCACAGCGAAGACACCAGCGCCATCGACCTGCTTCAGATCGATGCTGTGTTCAAGCCCGTGCGCCGGGTCAACTACACGGTGGATGAAACCGCCGTTGGCGAAGGTGGATCCGCTCGCGAAAGACTGCGCCTGGAGATAGAAACCAATGGCAGCGTCACACCAGACGACGCCATGGCCCAATCAGCCAACCAGCTGATCGGTCTGTTCCAGCCCCTGGCCAGCTTGACCATGGTGGAAGAGCCCGGCCTAGAGCCCGAGCCCTCCGCCGAGGCCCAAATACCCCTCGAAGAACTCAACCTCTCCGTGCGGGCCTACAACTGCCTGAAGCGCGCCCAGGTCAACTCCGTGTCCGACCTGATGGGCTTCAGCTACGAAGATCTGCTGGAGATCAAAAACTTCGGCTCCAAGTCAGCCGACGAGGTGATCGAAGCGCTGGAGCGCATCGGCATCACCCTGCCCCAGAGCCGCACTAGCGCCTGATCGGCGGCCCCTTTACCGACAGCCTTCTCACCTGAGTCAGCCCTATGAGACACCAGTGCCGAGTCCCCATGTTGGGACGCCCCGCCGACCAACGCAAAGCCATGCTGCGGGGTCTCACCACCCAGCTGATCCGCGAAGGTCGAGTTACCACGACCAAAGCCCGTGCCAAAGCGTTGCGCGATGAAGCTGAGCGCATGATCAGCCTGGCCAAGGACGGCAGCCTGTCTGCCCGTCGCCGCGCCATTGGCTACATCTATGACAAGCAGTTGGTTCATGCCCTGTTTGACAAAGCCCAAGACCGCTATGGCGAGCGCCAAGGTGGCTACACCCGCATCATCCGCACCGTTCCCCGCCGCGGCGACAACGCCGAGATGGCCATCATCGAACTGGTCTAAACCTCTCCCCGTCTGGAGAGATCCCAAACTGCCGCGGTGGCGTAAGCCCACCGCGGTTTTTTAATGGCTGCATGGTGCCCGTGCTGACTCCCGCCCCCGCCCTGCGCCGCATCGCTCTTTGCCTGCAATACGACGGCTCCGCGTACTGCGGCTGGCAGCGGCAACGCAATGCCCACAGCGTGCAGCAGACCCTGGAGCAAGCGATAGCTGGGCTTGACCCCCAGGGACCCAACCGCACCATGGCTGCTGGCCGCACCGATACGGGCGTGCATGCTGCTGCCCAGGTGGCACACTTCGAAGCTGCTGGGCCAATTCCGCCGGAGCGCTGGGCCAAGGCCCTCAATGGTCGGCTACCGGCCACGATTCGCATCCGGGCGGCTGTAGAGGTTGAACCCAGCTGGCACGCCCGCTTTAGCGCTAGCTACCGGCGGTATCGCTACACGATCTACAACGCCCGCACCCCCAACCTGTTCCTGGCCCCCTGGAGCTGGCACCGCTATCAGCGCCGGCTAGATGAACAAGCCATGGGCCAGGTCCTGGAGGCCATGCTGGGCGAACACGACTTTTCTGCCTTTCAACGAGCGGGCAGCAGCCGCGCCCACGGCCGAACCACCCTTCAGGAGGTGCGTTTGGAGCGCCAGGGTGACCTGATCAGCGTCGAGTTGCAAGCCAGCGGTTTTCTGTACGGCATGGTGCGTCTGGTGCTGAGCCAACTCGTGGCGGTTGGCGAGGGGCGGCTCAGCGGCGCCGACTTCGAGCGCCGCTGGCGCGAGTGCCAGCGCGTTGAAGTGAAAGAGGCAGCACCACCTCAGGGCCTCTGCCTGCTGCGGGTGGGGTACCCCAAACCAGTATTCCCTCAAGCAGCCTGGTATGATTGCCAACCGCGGTATCAGCTCGAGATTTCCGATTCTCCGGATCTCTAACCTGGTTTAGCCCAGCCTTTCGTCAGTTCAGCGCAGCTACCTCCTGGGGGCGCGCCGGCCAGGCGGTAAGGTCACTGAATCCGGGCGTTGGGTTTCCAACGACCAGCTGTCCTGCCCCACTTCCGGCCTGCCGGTGCCTGATCAGGCGAAATGAACAAGACCCCCCTGCCCTCCATTGATTCCCTCGACCGCCAGTGGTATCTGGTGGATGCAGAGAATCAGACCCTCGGTCGCCTGGCGAGCGAAGTGGCCCAAGTGCTGCGCGGCAAGAACAAGCCCTGCTACACCCCCCACCTCGACACAGGCGACTTTGTCATCGTCATCAACGCCGATAAGGTGAAGGTGAGCGGTAACAAGTCGACCCAGAAGATTTACCGCCGCCACTCTGGCCGGCCCGGTGGCATGAAGACTGAAACCTTCGCCCACCTGCAAGCCCGGATCCCTGAGCGGATCGTGGAGAAGGCCATCAAAGGCATGCTTCCCCACAACGCCCTAGGTCGCCAGCTGTTCCGCAAGCTGAAGGTTTACAAGGGTACCGAGCATCCCCACGCTGCCCAACAACCCCAAGCCCTAGCCCTCGATCCCGCCACTGCCGCCCAATGAGCACTAACAAAGTCGTCTATTGGGGCACGGGTCGTCGTAAGACGGCAGTTGCCCGAGTGCGTGTGGTTCCTGGGAACGGCACCGTAACCATCAATGGTCGCCCTGGCGACAACTATCTCAACTACAACCCCGTTTATCTCGCAGCGGTCAAAGCTCCTTTGCAGACTCTCGGTCTGGCAACTGACTACGACCTGCTGGTGAATGTGCGTGGTGGTGGGCTTACCGGCCAAGCCGACGCCATTAAGCAGGGTGCAGCTCGTGCCCTTTGTGAATTGTCCCCAGACAACCGCAAGCCCCTTAAAACCGAAGGCCACCTCAGCCGCGACCCTCGCGCTAAGGAGCGTCGCAAGTACGGCCTGAAGAAAGCCCGTAAGGCACCTCAGTTCTCCAAGCGCTGATTTCTTCCCCCCGCCATCAGCTCCTTCCCCGTCATGCCCAAGGCCGAAATTCATCCCACCTGGTATCCCGATGCCAAGGTGATTTGCAACGGAGAGGTGGTTATGACCACCGGTTCCACCTCTCCCGAACTCCACGTAGATGTGTGGAGTGGCAACCACCCCTTCTATACCGGCACCCAAAAGATTCTCGACACCGAGGGCCGTGTAGACCGCTTCATGCGCAAGTACGGCATGGGTGGAGCAGATTCCCTCTCCAACGCCGCTGCCAAGCAGGAACCCAAGGCTGGAGCCTCGGCCGAAGCTGCAAGCCAAGTTGAGACCGAGGCCCCCGCTGCGGCCGAAGCCTGATCTCTGCAGGCCTGATTGAACCCCCCAGCCGGGTGCTTACGGGCACCCGGCTTTGTGTTGTCTGGTGCCCATGCGGGCTCCTCCTACCTCGCTGATGGATCCTTCCCTGCTGCATGAGCGCCTGGAGACGGCCCGCCGCACCTTCGAGACCCTGGAACGCCAGTTGGCAGATCCTGCTGTAGCGGCTAATCCCAGCCAGATGCAGGCCATCGCCAGAGAGAGAGCTCGCCTTGAGCCCTTGGTGCAGGACCACCTGAGCCTGCAAAAACTGCAGCAGGAAGAGCGCGAAGCTCGCGCCCTGCTGAAAGAACATCGGGGCGACCTCGCCATGGAGGAACTGGTCACCGAGGAGCTGGCAACCTTGGCGGAAGCCACGGCCAGCCTGCTCGACAAGCTCACGGTGGCCCTGCTGCCCCGAGACCCCCGCGACGAGCGCAGCGTGATGTTGGAGATCCGCGCCGGCGCCGGTGGCGATGAAGCGGCGATCTGGGCCGGCGATCTAGCCCGGATGTATGAGCGCTACGCCCAAGGGGTGGGCTGGCGGGTGGAACCTGTGAGCGCCTCCGAAGCCGAGCTCGGGGGCTACAAAGAACTAATCCTCGCCATCAAGGGGGATGGGGTTTTCAGCCAGCTGAAGTTCGAGGCCGGGGTGCATCGGGTGCAACGGGTGCCGGCCACCGAGTCCCAAGGCCGAGTGCACACCTCAACCGCCACGGTCGCCGTGATGCCGGAGGCCGATCCCGTGGAGGTTCAGATCGAACCCGGCGACATCGAAATCAGTACCGCCC comes from Cyanobium sp. Tous-M-B4 and encodes:
- the rpsQ gene encoding 30S ribosomal protein S17, whose protein sequence is MALKERVGTVVSDKMDKTVVVAVENRFPHPIYQKTVSRTTRYKAHDEANSCKVGDRVRITETRPLSRTKRWTVAEVLTNSTAG
- the rpmC gene encoding 50S ribosomal protein L29 gives rise to the protein MAKPNIAEVRKLTGEQINEQVNATRRELFELRFQQATRRLENTHRFKQARIKLAHLMTVQQEQQRSAATAASAS
- the rplF gene encoding 50S ribosomal protein L6; the encoded protein is MSRIGKAPIPLPDKVSVSLNGLAVTVKGPKGELSRTLPEGVQISQDGNTLVVSPSSETRRSRERHGLCRTLVANMVEGVSQGYTRKLEIIGVGYRAAVQGTKLVVSAGYSHQVEMVPPEGVTFAVEGNTTVFVSGANKELVGNEAAKVRAIRPPEPYKGKGIKYEGERILRKAGKTGKK
- the rplR gene encoding 50S ribosomal protein L18 — its product is MSSISRKQQTQKRHRRLRRQLTGTSSRPRLAVFRSNNHIYAQVIDDDAQNTLCAASTLDKDLRTNLDASSTCDASVAVGELVAKRALAQGIQQVVFDRGGNLYHGRVKALADAAREAGLQF
- the rpsC gene encoding 30S ribosomal protein S3; translated protein: MGHKIHPTGLRLGITQDHRSRWYAPSKTYPILLQEDDRIRKFVHKKYGAAGISDVLIARKADQLEVELKTARPGVLVGRQGSGIEELRTGIQKTLGDANRQVRINVVEVERVDADSFLLAEYIAQQLEKRVAFRRVIRMAVQRAQRAGVLGLKIMVAGRLNGAEIARTEWTREGRVPLHTLRADIDYATKLASTTYGVLGIKVWIFKGEVLPGQKEQLPVGAAPRRRTSRQPQQFEDRSNKE
- the rpsH gene encoding 30S ribosomal protein S8, with the translated sequence MANHDPISDMLTRIRNASEKRHETTKIPASRLVRNVANVLQQEGFIAAITEEGEGVMKHLVLELKYSGKHRQPTIRSVQRVSKPGLRIYKNNRQLPKVLGGLGVAIISTSKGVMSDRDARKQGVGGEVLCYVY
- the rpsE gene encoding 30S ribosomal protein S5, which codes for MTETNDQVQSNDIPAASDVPAAAEGQQDRRGGRAEGRGGDSRRGGGRGRDNRRGQERDSEWQERVVQIRRVSKTVKGGKKMSFRAIVVVGNEKGQVGVGVGKAGDVIGAVRKGVADGKKHLVKVPLTRHSSIPTLSNGRDGAASVLIRPAAPGTGVIAGGSIRTVLELAGIKNVLAKRLGSKTPLNNARAAMEALAGLRTHKETAKERGISLEQIYS
- the rplP gene encoding 50S ribosomal protein L16, with amino-acid sequence MLSPRRVKFRKQQRGRMRGVATRGNTIAFGEFALQAQECGWITSRQIEASRRAMTRHVKRGGKIWIRIFPDKPVTMRAAETRMGSGKGNPEFWVAVIKPGRILFEMGGAEITPEIAKEAMRLAQFKLPLKTKFLSLADQENAAPVEA
- the rplO gene encoding 50S ribosomal protein L15 is translated as MTLNLQSLKPNAGARRRKLRKGRGIAAGQGASCGFGMRGQKSRSGRPTRPGFEGGQMPLYRRIPKLKHFELVNQKEFTIINVAKLADCKAGSTISLDSLVKEGLVTSPKHPLKVLGNGELSVKLTVQAAAFTASARTKIEAAGGSCEVI
- the rplN gene encoding 50S ribosomal protein L14; the protein is MIQQETYLNVADNSGAKRIQCIRVLGTNRRYAHVGDVIVAAVKDAMPNMGVKKSDVVKAVVVRTKATLRRDTGNSIRFDDNAAVILGNDNNPKGTRVFGPVARELRERNFTKIVSLAPEVI
- the rplE gene encoding 50S ribosomal protein L5, producing MSLKKRYRESIQPILLKDLNLSNIHEVPKVVKVTINRGLGEAAQNAKALEASITELATITGQKVVVTRAKKAIAGFKIRQGMPIGVAVTLRGERMYAFLERLINLALPRIRDFRGVSPKSFDGRGNYTLGIREQIIFPEISFDKIDAIRGMDVTIVTNARNDEEGRALLREMGMPFRSN
- the rplX gene encoding 50S ribosomal protein L24, translated to MATATPKAKPAERIKMRLKKGDTVQLISGKDKGKTGEVLRTLPYENRVVVQGVNLRTRHVKPTQEGESGRIVTEEASVHASNVMLYSSSKQVASRVEIVVEKDGTKKRRLKKTGEILD